The following DNA comes from Acholeplasma equirhinis.
TTGTTTTATGTGGTGACGGTGACCTTCAAGAAGGTGTTGCATTAGAAGCTATTTCACTTGCTGGACACTTAGGTTTAGGTAAACTGATTGTCTTATACGATTCAAACGATATTCAACTTGACGGTCCAACGAAATATGCTGTGACTGAAGATGTTAAGAAAAAGTTTGAAGCACAAAATTGGCATTACTTAAAAGTTTCTGATGGCGATGATATTAAAGCAGTCGATCAAGCTATCAAGAAAGCTAAGAAAGTATTAGATAAACCAACGATTATTGAAGTTAAAACAATTATTGGTAAAGGTACAAGAATTGCAGGAACCCACAAAGTTCACGGTGCAGCAATTGGTGAAGAAGAACGTGCGTACTTTGCAAATTATTTAGGTTATCCTTACCAACCATTTGAAGTTGATGAAGAAGTTTACAAACTTTATAAATCAAAAGTTTATAACCGAGGTAAAAAAACTTACAACTTCTGGAAGGGTATGTTTGCAGCATATAAGATTAAATATCCAGAACTTGCAAAACAATTTGAAACCTTCTTAAAAGGTGAAATTAACGCAGATTTATCACAATTAGTCTACGAAGCTGGTTCAAAAGATGCAACACGTAATATGATGGGCAAAGCTTTTGACATTTTAAGTGCTAAGAATTTAAATATTATAGGCGGGTCAGCAGACTTAACATCTTCAACCAAAGCAAAAGGTGCTGATGGAAACTTCTTAAAAGAAAATCCACTTGGTAGAAACATCAACTTTGGTGTCAGAGAACATGCGATGGGTTCTGTTGTGAATGGTATAAATCTTCACGGTGGACTTAAAGCATTCAGTGGTGCATTCTTTGTCTTCTCAGACTATATGAAACCACCAGTGCGTCTAGCAGCAATGATGCACTTACCTTCAGTCTTTGTCTTCTCACATGACTCAGTTGCAGTCGGTGAAGACGGACCAACCCATGAACCAATTGAACAACTGATTGGTTTAAGATCAATCCCTAATTTAAATGTAATTAGACCAGCAGATGGTGAAGAAACAAAGGCAGCTGTAGAAATTGCCTTTACATCAACTAAAACACCAACTGCATTAATTACCACACGTCAAAATGTTGTAAATTTAGGAACAACTTCAAAAGAAGGTGTTTATAAAGGGGCATACATTGTTGACAAAGAAGAAAAGAAATTAGATGGTATCTTACTTGCAGCAGGTAGTGAAGTACACCTTGCTGTTGAAGCTAAGAAAATCTTAAAAGAGAAAGGTTTAGATATACGCGTTGTATCGATGCCTTCACACTTTAACTTCCTAAATCAACCAGCATCCTATCAAGAATCAATCTTACCAAAAGGTGTGAAGACACTTGCGGTTGAAATGGGTTCTTCATATTCTTGGTTTAGATTTACACCACATGTTTACGGTATTGATACATTTGGTGTCTCAACATCTGTAAATAAGGTTGTTGAAGTCTTTGGCTTTACAAAAGAAAAAGTAGCAGCTAAATTCTTAGAAATTTAAAAGAAATAAGGTAGTAAACAATGACATATGATGGCATCATTGTCGGTGCAGGGCATGCAGGTGTAGAAGCAGCTCTTGCAATGGCGAGAATGAAATTAAATACCATTTTAATTACAGGTAACCTAGAAAAGGTTGCCACTTTGCCTTGCAATCCATCGATTGGTGGTCCAGCAAAAGGAATTGTTGTAAGAGAAATTGATGCGCTTGGTGGCGAAATGGCTAAGGCAGCAGACCTTGGTCAAATCCAAATGAAGATGTTAAATTCTTCAAAAGGTCCTGCCGTACGTGCGTTACGCGCGCAAATTGATAAATTAGAGTATCCAAAAATCATGAGAAAAGCACTTCAAAACCAAGAGAACTTAACACTTCTTGAAGGTTTGGTTGATCACCTCATTGTTGAAGATGGTGAAGCTAAAGGTGTTGTCTTAGAAGATGGTAGAGAAATTAAAGGTAAAACTGTTATTATTACAACAGGAACTTATCTTGCATCTCAAATCTTAATTGGACATGATAAAACACCATCTGGCCCTCATGGTGAAAAAACAACTTATGGTATTTCAGGTCAATTAAAAGATCTAGGTTTTGAAATTATCAGATTAAAAACTGGTACACCACCTAGAATTGCAAAAGATTCAATTGACTATAGTGTTGCTCAACCACAACCTGGGGATACTAAATTCCAAACATTCTCATACGATTCACCAATAACATCACTTGGTTACCAAGAAGATTGTTATTTAATTCACACATCACCTGAGACAAAAGAGATTATTTTTAATCACTTAGATGATAGTGCGATGTATGGTGGCGTTGTTGAAGGTGTTGGTCCAAGATATTGTCCTTCAATTGAAGATAAATTTGTAAGATTCGCTGACAAAGAACGTCATCAAATCTTCTTAGAACCTGAAAGTTTAAGTTTAGATGAAATTTATGTGCAAGGTTTTTCAACATCCATGCCAAAACACGTTCAAGAAAAGATGATTAAATCATTACCTGGTATGCAAAACGCACGTATTGTACGTTACGCATACGCAATTGAGTATGATGCAATTAATCCATCTCAACTTTATCGTTCACTTGAAACAAAAGTGATTAAGAATTTATTCTGTGCTGGTCAAATTAACGGTACATCCGGTTATGAAGAAGCAGCTTGCCAAGGTTTAATGGCAGGTATTAATGCAGGACTTAAGGTTCAAGGTAAAGAACCATTAGTCTTAAAACGAAATGAAGCATATATTGGTGTCTTAATTGATGACTTAATTACAAAAGGTACATATGAACCTTATCGTTTATTAACATCACGTGCAGAACATCGCTTACTTTTAAGACATGACAACGCAGACTTACGTCTTCGTGAATATGGTTATCAAATTGGACTTGTAAGTGATGCACAATATCAAAAGTTCACACATAAGAAAGAAACCATCCAAAGATTAATTCAACAAGCAAAACAATTAAGAATTAATCCAACCGATGAAAACTTAGCTTACTTAAATAAGATGGCATCTGCACCAATTTATGAAGGCGTGATGTTATATGATTTATTAAAACGTCCTGAACTTGGTACTGAAACTTTAAAACACTTCTTACAAGTTGATGAATCAGAAGAAACATACGAACAAGTAGATATTCATATTAAATATCAAGGTTATATTGAAAAGGCTGAACGTGAAGCTGAAAAACTCACACGTTTCGAAGGTCGTCATATTCCAAATGATATAAACTATGCAGAAATTAAAAATATCTCAAATGAAGCAAGAGAAAAATTAAACAAAGTACGTCCTGAAACCTTAGGACAAGCAACAAGAATTTTAGGTGTAAATCCATCAGATATTTCTGTTTTAATGATTTACTTAGAAAACCGCTATGCTTAATACATATATTGACATGATCAAGAAAACATCTGTTGCTAAAGATGTAATTGCAACAAAGTTTTCACAATATAAAGACTTACTAATTGAATATAACAAACATACAAACCTTACAAGAATCACGGAAGCGAATGAAGTTTATGTCAAACACTTCCTTGATTCTTGCCTCTTAGGTGAACTCATTGACTTTAATCAAGTAACAAGTCTTTGTGACATGGGTTCTGGTGCAGGCTTTCCAGGTGTACCATTATTAATTATTTACCCACATTTAAAGTTAACAATTGTCGAAAGCCAAATTAAAAGAGTTCAATTCTTAAACGCTTTAAAAGAAACACTTAAGTTAGATTTTGAAGTGATACACGAAAGAGCAGAAGTATATGCTAAAAAGAACCAAATGAAGTTTGATTTAGTTACTGCACGTGCTTTAGGTGATTTACAAATGATTTTAGAGTTTGGTGTACCGATGCTTAAAACAAATGGCTACTTCATTGCACCAAAAGGTTCAAGATATCAAGAAGAACTTGAACTTGCCAAAAATGCAATAAAGACTTTAAACTGTGAAGTTGATAAAATTGAAACATTTGATTTACCAGAAGCAAATGGCTTTAGAGCAAACATCTTATTGCAAAAAAAATCCCATATTTCTGGCTACCCAAGAGAATATTCTAAAATGATTAAAAAACCACTCTAAGGATGAAGGTCGTGGAAAGAACTTATACTGTTGGTGAAATTGTTAAAACTAAAAAACCACACGTCTGTGGATCTAAAGATTGGAAGATTTTAAGAGTCGGAGCAGACATCAAATTAGAATGTTGTGGATGCAAAAGAGAGATTATTATGATGCGTTTTGAGTTAAATAAGCGCATAATTAAATAATTTCCTTGAAAAAACCTTTGAATTTTGTTATTTATATATATAGATATATATTAGACTTTTCTATTTAAACTAAATTAAATAAAAAAGTAACAAAAAGTAGTTGCATTTTTAATTGTCTTACGATAGAATAATTAGGCATGCACAATGCGGGGAGGTAGCGAAGTGGCTAAACGCGGCAGACTGTAAATCTGTTCCCTCAGGGTTCGGCAGTTCGAATCTGTCCCTCCCCACCATTCTTAACACACAAT
Coding sequences within:
- the tkt gene encoding transketolase, with product METTMSKDLLAINTLRMLGVDAINKANSGHPGIVIGAAPMAHTLFTKHLNVYPKESHWINRDRFILSAGHGSMLLYGLNHLSGYKITIEDIKKFRDYPGITPGHPEYGLTDGVETTSGPLGQGISNAVGMAIAEKHLAARFNQEGFPIVDHYTFVLCGDGDLQEGVALEAISLAGHLGLGKLIVLYDSNDIQLDGPTKYAVTEDVKKKFEAQNWHYLKVSDGDDIKAVDQAIKKAKKVLDKPTIIEVKTIIGKGTRIAGTHKVHGAAIGEEERAYFANYLGYPYQPFEVDEEVYKLYKSKVYNRGKKTYNFWKGMFAAYKIKYPELAKQFETFLKGEINADLSQLVYEAGSKDATRNMMGKAFDILSAKNLNIIGGSADLTSSTKAKGADGNFLKENPLGRNINFGVREHAMGSVVNGINLHGGLKAFSGAFFVFSDYMKPPVRLAAMMHLPSVFVFSHDSVAVGEDGPTHEPIEQLIGLRSIPNLNVIRPADGEETKAAVEIAFTSTKTPTALITTRQNVVNLGTTSKEGVYKGAYIVDKEEKKLDGILLAAGSEVHLAVEAKKILKEKGLDIRVVSMPSHFNFLNQPASYQESILPKGVKTLAVEMGSSYSWFRFTPHVYGIDTFGVSTSVNKVVEVFGFTKEKVAAKFLEI
- a CDS encoding DUF951 domain-containing protein, yielding MERTYTVGEIVKTKKPHVCGSKDWKILRVGADIKLECCGCKREIIMMRFELNKRIIK
- the rsmG gene encoding 16S rRNA (guanine(527)-N(7))-methyltransferase RsmG → MLNTYIDMIKKTSVAKDVIATKFSQYKDLLIEYNKHTNLTRITEANEVYVKHFLDSCLLGELIDFNQVTSLCDMGSGAGFPGVPLLIIYPHLKLTIVESQIKRVQFLNALKETLKLDFEVIHERAEVYAKKNQMKFDLVTARALGDLQMILEFGVPMLKTNGYFIAPKGSRYQEELELAKNAIKTLNCEVDKIETFDLPEANGFRANILLQKKSHISGYPREYSKMIKKPL
- the mnmG gene encoding tRNA uridine-5-carboxymethylaminomethyl(34) synthesis enzyme MnmG, which produces MTYDGIIVGAGHAGVEAALAMARMKLNTILITGNLEKVATLPCNPSIGGPAKGIVVREIDALGGEMAKAADLGQIQMKMLNSSKGPAVRALRAQIDKLEYPKIMRKALQNQENLTLLEGLVDHLIVEDGEAKGVVLEDGREIKGKTVIITTGTYLASQILIGHDKTPSGPHGEKTTYGISGQLKDLGFEIIRLKTGTPPRIAKDSIDYSVAQPQPGDTKFQTFSYDSPITSLGYQEDCYLIHTSPETKEIIFNHLDDSAMYGGVVEGVGPRYCPSIEDKFVRFADKERHQIFLEPESLSLDEIYVQGFSTSMPKHVQEKMIKSLPGMQNARIVRYAYAIEYDAINPSQLYRSLETKVIKNLFCAGQINGTSGYEEAACQGLMAGINAGLKVQGKEPLVLKRNEAYIGVLIDDLITKGTYEPYRLLTSRAEHRLLLRHDNADLRLREYGYQIGLVSDAQYQKFTHKKETIQRLIQQAKQLRINPTDENLAYLNKMASAPIYEGVMLYDLLKRPELGTETLKHFLQVDESEETYEQVDIHIKYQGYIEKAEREAEKLTRFEGRHIPNDINYAEIKNISNEAREKLNKVRPETLGQATRILGVNPSDISVLMIYLENRYA